The sequence GGGCTCATCGCCGCGGTCATCTTCCTCATCCTCGCCCAGTGGTGGCTGTGGCGGCTAACCCGCCGGCGTTTCAACCGCGGGTTCCTCACCGCGACCGGGCTTATCACCCTGGCGATCGTCTGGGTCGTCTTTTCCAACCTGGCCACGTGGTCGGCCGGCTCGCAGGGTTTCGCGGAGGCCTCCCGCCCGTGGGACATGCTCACCTCCTCGCGCATTGAGGCCCAGCGCGCCTACTCCGCCGAAACGCTCTCGCTGGTCCAGCGCTACTCGCTGGAGGATCTCTCCGATTCCTTCCACAACACCAGCGACGACATCGCGGCCGCCCTCGACGAATTCGACACCTCCAAGGCCATCGGCGGCGACACCGCCGCCGAAGAGGCCGACTCCGCCAACCTGGTGGACAAAGCCCGGCGCGATCTTTCCGGCTGGCAGTCCTCCCACGAGCGGTTCACCACCGCCTTAAGCGACGGCGACTATGACGAGGCCGTGCGCCAGGCCACCGCAGCGACTCCGCAGCCGGGGGAACAGGCGACATCGGCAAGCGCGTTCCGCGGCGTGGACAGCTCGCTCGACAGCCTCATTAAACAATCGCGGGCCTCCATGCGGGCCTACATCCAGGAGGGCCTGTCCGCCATGACGATGGTGGCTAGCGCTGTCTTCATCCTCACCGTGCTCGCCATTTTCTCCATCTGGCTGGGCATCCGCCCGCGACTGCAGGAGTACCTGTGATGCCTACTCGTTTCCGGCCCCTCGCGGCCGTCGTTACCGCGGCCACGCTTACGGCCACCCTTGCCGGCTGCGCGTCCCCGCTGCCGCACAAGGCCGCCCCGGAGGCGACCGACCGCATCAATGACCTGCGCCGCAACCACAGTGAGCTGCCCGCCGGCGCCGAACTCGAGGCCGCCGGCACCCAGGAGGGCCACGTCCCCGACGTCGACGGTGCGGAACCTTCCTGGCGTCCCAGCGTCGAAAACGACGCTGGGACGAAAAACGACGCTGGGACAGAAAACGAGGCCGACCGGAACACTCCGGAAGGGCGGGTGCCGGACATCGTCAAGCGCGGGCGCCTCATCGTCGGGGTGGACCCCTCGCTGAACCTGCTGTCGTTCCGGGAGGGCGCCACGGGTGAGCTGCGCGGGTTTGAGATTGACCTGGCGCGCGAAATCGCCCGCGACATCTTCGGCGACCCGGACAAGGTGGATTTCAAGTTCCTCAACACCTCCGGGCCGGAGGACGCGATCGACAGCGGCCAGGTGGATCTGCTGCTGCGCAACACCTCTATCACCCCTGAGCGGCAGGAGGACATGGCCTTTTCCATCCCCTACCTGCGTGCGGATATCCGGCTGCTTACCAACGTGGATTCGCCGATTACCGCCGCGCGGGAGACCGCCGGAAGGACGGTGTGTGCCTCGCGCGATTCCACTCCGGTGGACCAGGCGCGTAAAGACACCCCGATGGCCAATATCCTTATCACCCGCTCCTGGAGCGACTGCCTCATGGCCATCCAGGAAGGCCAGGCCGATGCCGTCATCACGGACGACACAATCTTGTCCGGCATGGTGGCCCAGGACCCGTACACCCACATCGTGGGCGAGGCGCTCAACACCAGTTACTACGGCGCTGTCATCCCGAAGCCCACGCGGGCCCACGACACCCGGGGCCTTATTCGGCAGGTGAACTCAACCATCGAGCGCGTGCGTGACGATGACACCTTGCACCACCTCCACGACAAGTGGTTCGGCCCGTACCTGGACTATCAGCCGCTGCCCGCCCCGCAGTACTATCCGGCGGATAAGGAGCCGGCGCTGGCACGCGACTCGCAGCGCACCCGCGATGCAGTGATCAAGGAGGCAGACCGTGGCTGACACGCATGACTCCCCGGACTCTCACGACTCCGGGGTGGAGCAGGCGACCGAGGCGGTGGCCTTCGATCCCTTCGCGGATGATGAAGACGACTCCGCGGCCACCTCCGCGGTGCCGTTCGACCCGTTCGCGGACGACGAGGACGACGATTTCCCGGAGGAAGACCCGGACAACATCGCGGCTCTGATCAAGGACCTGGGCCAGCTGCGGGACAAGAACGCGGGCAAGGCAGATCAGCGGGCGCACGTGGAGGGCTCGTCGGAGCGTTCCCGGCGCGAGGCGCTGAGCACCTTCCGCGAGCGGCGCCGCACCCGGCGCACCACCCGCCCGGTGGCCGACGGGATGGTGGACCTGCCGTTTATCACCCCGACCGACCCGTCGGACGCGCTCATCGACCCGGAGAAGAAGGCCGGGAAGAAGCGCTTGGGCAAACCCACTACCCCGCCACCGCAGCTCTCCCCCGGGGACATGGTTGCCGGGCAGTACGAAATCTTAGGCGTTATCGCCCACGGCGGCATGGGCTGGATTTACCTGGCCAACGACCATTTCGTCTCCGGGCGCGTGGTGGTGCTCAAAGGTATGCAGGCCCAAAAGTCGGCGGAGGAAACGGCCGCGGCGAAGGCCGAGCGGGAGTTTCTGGCCGACATTACGCACCCCGGCATCGTCAAGATCTTCAACTTCATCGATGACCCCCGCGCCCCCGGCGGTTTCATGGTCATGGAGTACGTTGGCGGGCCGTCGCTGCGGGGGCGGCGCGACGCGCAGGCCGTGCACCTGCTGCCCATCGACATCGCGATCGCCTACATCCTCGAGGTGCTGCCCGCGCTGAGCTACCTCCACGCGCGCGGGGTGGTCTACAACGACCTGAAACCGGACAACATCATCGTCACCGAGGACCAGGTGAAGCTCATCGACCTCGGCGCGGTCACCGGCGTGGGCGCCTACGGTTATATCTACGGCACCAAGGGGTTCCAGGCGCCCGAGGTGGCTACGCAGGGCCCGTCGGTGGCCAGCGACATCTACACCGTCGGCCGCACGCTCGCCGCCCTGACGTTGCACATGCCCAGCGAGGACGGCGTGCTGTTGCCGGGGCTGCCCAGCCCCAGCGAGGTGCCGGCGCTGCGGAAGTACATGAGTTTTTACCGCCTGCTGCGGCGGGCCACGCACCCGGATCCGGACAAGCGGTTTAAAGACTTGGGCGAGATGCGCACGCAGCTCTACGGCGTGCTCCGGGAGGTCATCGCCCTGCGTGACGGGGTGCAGCACCCGTTCCAGCACTCGCTGTTTTCGCCGCAGCGCACCACGTTTGGCACCAAGCACCTGGTGTTTCGCACCGACCAGCTTATCGATGGCATCGAGCGCACCGTCCGCATCACCGCGCCCGAGGTGGTCTCCGCGCTGCCCGCTCCCCTGGTGGACCGCTCGGACATCGGCGCTCCGCTGCTCAAGGGCGCGTCCTACACCGAGCCGCAGGAGGCGCTGGAAACGCTCCACCAGGCGATGCGCACCGACGAGTACACCGAGTCGGCCGAAATCCCGCTCGGCGTGGTGCGCGCACTGTTGGACCTGGGCTTTACCGACCAGGCCCGCGACTGGCTCGACTCACTGCGCGCCAAGCTAGGCACCGACTGGCGTTTCCAGTGGTACTCGGGCGTGACCGAGCTGCTTTTGGACAAGTACGCCGCGGCGCAGGAGCACTTCGCGCACGTGCTGGACATCCTGCCGGGCGAGCCGGCTCCCAAGCTGGCCATCGCGGCCGTCAACGAACTGCTTTTGCAGCAGCTGGGCTACTCGGAGTCCGCGCTGCTGACCGATCGCGTGGCCCGCGCCGCGTCCGGGCTGGACGGCTCGCTGGCGGATCTCACCGACGAGGACATGGACCGCCTGGGCGAGAGCATGTGGGATCTCATTACCGCCGACCCGATGCTGCTGCGGTTTAACGTCATGCGCCTCTACGGGTCGGTGTGGGCGACGAACGCGACGACGGTGTCCTCCGCGTTCGGGCTGGCGCGTGCGCTGCGCACCGAACACCAAGTAGAGCTCGCCGTGGCCACCCTGGACCGGGTGCCCAACGCGTCGCGCCACCAGCGCATGGCGCGGCTGACCACCGTCCTGCAGCTGGTCTCCGGCACGCTGACCGAATCACGCATCCGCCGCGCCGCGCGCCGGCTGGAGGAAATCCCCACCAACGAGCCGCGGCTTTTACAGATCCGCGTCGCGGTCATCTCCGCGGGCCTGAACTTCCTGCGCGATGCGCAGCTGAGCGCCGGGGCGAGCCCGAACGACCTCTTCGAGCACCCGTTTACCCAGCGCGGCTTGCGGTACGGACTATCGGACACCCTGCGGGCGCTGGCCCGCCAGGCGCCCTTTAGCCGGCACCGCTACGACCTGGTGGATCTGGCGAACTCGGTCCGCCCGATCACCACTTTCTAGCGGCTAGAACAGCCCTGCCTCGCGCGCTTCGTCGGCGATGTGCGCGGCCTTCTGGGCAATCGCCAGCTCCTCGTTGGTGGGCACCACGAAGACCTTGATGTCGGAATCGGCGGCGGAGATTTCGCGCGGGTCGCGGTTGGGCGACTCGTTGCGCTCGTCGTCGATCTTGATGCCGTACATGTCCAGGTTGTACAGCGCGTCCTGGCGGACCTCGGAGTCGTTTTCGCCCACGCCGGCGGTGTAGGTGATGGCATCGACACGCCCCAGCGCAATCATGTAGGAGCCGATGAAGCGCCGCAGCTGGTGGATGTAGATGTTGTACGCCAGCCAGGCGTCGGCGTCTTCCTCCTCGATCATCTGGCGCAGCTGCCGGAAGTCATTGACGCCGGAGATGCCCTTCACACCGGACTGGCGGTTGAGCAGCTTGTCGATCTCGTCGATGCTCATGCCCGCCTGGCGCACCAGGTGGAAGATGATGCCCGGGTCGATGTCACCGGAGCGGGTGCCCATGGCCAGGCCGGCCAGCGGGGTCAGCCCCATCGAGGTGTCGATCGGGTGGCCGCCGCGGATCGCCGCGGCCGACGCGCCGTTGCCCAGGTGCAACGTGATCTGGTTGACCTCCATCGGGTCCTTGTCCAGCAGCTTCGGCACCTGCTGCGAGACGAACTCGTGGGAGGTGCCGTGGAAGCCGTAACGGCGCACGTCGTACTTGGAGGCCACCTCGTTGTTGATGGCGTACAGCGCGGCCGCCGGCGGCATGCCGTTGAAGAAGGCGGTATCGAAGACGGCCACGTGCGGGATGTCCGGCAGGATCTGCTGGGCGACGCGGATGCCATCCAGGTTCGCCGGGTTGTGCAGCGGTGCGAGCGGGATGAGGTCCTCGATCATGGAGATGATCTGGTCGTTGAGCAGCTGCGGCTCGGAGAACAGGCGGCCGCCGTGGACGACACGGTGACCCACCGCGACGAGCTCCACGTCGGTCGGGCCGACGCCGCGTTCACTCATGATCTCCAGCGAGCGCTTGAGACCAAAGGTGTGGTCCGGGATCTCCAGTTCCTCGCGGGTCTTTTCGCCGTTGACCTTGACGTTGATGGCGCCGCCCGGCTCGCCGATCTGCTCGACCAGGCCGGAGACCAGCGGATCATCCGTCGCCGAGTTTTCTGGGTTGACCAGCTGGAATTTGATGGAAGACGAACCGGAGTTGAGAACGAGTACGTAAGCCATGGTGGGTTAGGCCTCCCCTGCCTGAATAGCGGTGATGGCGACGGTGTTGACGATGTCGTCGACGGTGGCGCCGCGGGACAGATCGTTGACCGGCTTGTTCAGGCCCTGCAGGATCGGGCCGATGGCGAGCGCGCCGCCGGTGCGCTGGGCGATCTTGTAGCCCGCGTTGCCGGCCTCCAAGTCGGGGAAGATGAAGACGTTGGCCTGGCCGGCGACCGGGGAATCCGGCGCCTTCTTCTGGGCCACGCCGGCGTCACACGCGGCGTCGAACTGCAGCGGGCCGTCGACCTTGAGGTCGGCGTTCTTCTCGCGGGCGAACTTCACGGCCTCCACGGCGCGGTCAACATCCGGGCCGGAGCCGGAGGTGCCGGTGGAGTAGGACAACATCGCCACGCGCGGGTCGAGGCCGAACTGGGACGCGGTCTTCGCGGAGACCACCGCAATCTCGCCGAGCTGCTCCGCGGTCGGGTTCGGGTTGACCGCGCAGTCGCCGAAGGCCCACACGCGCCCGCGCATGACCATGAGGAAGATGGAGGAAACCACCGAGGCGTCCGGCGAGGTCTTGATGATCTGGAAAGACGGCTTAATGGTGTGCGCGGTGGTGTGCGCGGCGCCGGACACCATGCCATCGGCAAGCCCCTTGTGCACCATCATGGTGGCGAAGTAGGAGATGTCCCGCATGGTCTCGCGGGCCTGCTCGAGGGTGATGCCCTTCTTCTTGCGCAACTCCGCGAAGTCGGCGGCGAATTCCTCGGCCAGCTCGGATGTCTCGTGGTCGATGAGGTCGGCGGCGGAGATGTCCACGCCGAGCTTTTCCGCGCGCGCCTTTATCTCCTCCGGCTTGCCCAGGATGGTCAGGCGGGCCACGCCGCGCTCGAGCAGGCGGCCGGAGGCCTCCACGATGCGGTCGTCCTCACCCTCCGGCAGGACGATGTGCGCATTTGTCTTCTTGGCCTGGTCCACCAGCTGCTTCTCAAAGACAGGGGCGGTGACCACCTGGGTGGCGCCGGCGCCCTCGATGACGTCGGCGATCTTCTCGGAGGTGCTCAACTCGTCCGCGCTGACCACGCCCGCGACGGTCGCGCCCAGCTCGTGGGCGTGGCGCTCAACCAGCTCGGTGGCGCGGCCTTCCTCGGCGGCGACGAGCACGAGCGGGATGCCCAGGGCCGCGGCGACCTCGGCATCGAAGTGGTTGTCCCCGGAGCCCTCCAGAAGCACCGGCCCCTCGGCCTCGAGGTCGGCGTTGATGATGCCGGCGACATCGGCAGGCAAGTCGCTCAGGCGGCGCGGGGTCACGCCGAGCTGGCTGGCCAGACCGGTGAGGTCAACGTCGGCGAAGCCTTGGGCGACGGGACTTAGAACAGCAGAACGCGAATCAGACATTTCGACCTTTCTTGCGCGGCTAGCGCGTCCGATTTCTTGGTCAATGTGGCCTGCGACCATTCTCCTGTAAACCGCTGGCCACTCGCTATAAACAGCCGTAGCTATTCTACCCAATAGGGTCATTCCACCAACGTGGTTTGGTTAAATCACACGAACTTTAGGACTCCGCCGAAAGGCCAGTACAATTGGCGCCTGTTAAGAAATAGTCGTCTCCTAAGGAATTACAGCATGAGCACCCCTTTGCGCGTGGCAGTTGTAGGCTCCGGCCCGGCCGGAATCTATGCCTCTGACCTGTTGTTGAAGTCCGACGTCGACGTCGAAGTCGACATCCTGGAGAAGATGCCGACCCCGTTTGGGCTCATCCGCTACGGCGTGGCCCCGGATCACCCCCGCATTAAGGGGATCGTGCGGTCGCTGCACAACGTGATGAACAAGGACGGCATCCGCTTCCTGGGCAACATCGAGGTCGGCCGGGACATCACCGTGGAGGAACTGCGCGACTATTACGACGCGATTATCTTCGCCACCGGCGCCACCGCCGACCGCGCCCTCGGCGTGCCGGGCGAGGACCTCAAGGGCAACTACGGCGCCGGCGAGTTCGTCGGCTTTTACGACGGCAACCCGAACTTCGAGCGCGACTGGGATCTGTCCGCCGAGTCCGTCGCGGTCGTCGGCGTGGGCAACGTCTCCCTCGACGTCTCCCGCATCTTGGCCAAGACTGCCGATGAGCTACTGGTCACCGAGATCCCGAACAACGTCTACGAGGCGCTGAAGAAGAACCGGGCCAAGGAGGTCCACGTCTTCGGCCGTCGCGGCCCGGCGCAGGCTAAGTACACCCCGAAGGAGCTCAAGGAGCTCGACGAATCCCCGACCATCGAGGTCGTCGTCGACCCGGAGGACATCGACTACGACGAGGCGAGTGAAAGCGCCCGCCGCGAGGCCAAGTCCACCGACCTGGTTTGCCAGACCCTTGAGTCCTACGCCATGCGCGAGCCGCAGGACGCGCCGCACAAGATCTTCATCCACTTCTTCCAGCAGCCGGTGGAGATCCTGGGCGAGGACGACCACGTCACCGCCATCAAGACCGAGCGCACCGAGCTCGACGGCACCGGCAACGTGACCGGCACCGGCGAGTACACCGAGTGGCCGGTCGGCGCCGTGTACCGCGCCGTGGGCTACCGCCCGCAGGACGTGGACGGCGTCCCGTTCGATTCCAAGCGTTCCGTCATCCCGAACGACGGCGGGCACGTGCTTGCCGATGTCGACGGCGCCAAACTCCCCGGCCTCTACACCACCGGCTGGATCAAGCGTGGCCCGGTCGGGCTCATCGGCAACACCAAGTCGGACGCGAAGGACACCACGACGATGCTCCTCGCCGACTGGAAGGCCGGCGAGCTGGACGAGGCCGCGCAGCGCGACCCGGAGGCCATCGTCAAGCTGCTCGAGGACCGCGGTATCTCCGTGACCACCTGGGAGGGCTGGGGCCGCCTCGACGCCGCGGAGCGCGCCGCCGGCGAAGAGGTCGGCCGCGAGCGCATCAAGATTGTCGAGTGGGACGAGATGGTCAAGCACGCCGGCCCGCAGGCAGGCGAATAAATCCCCGCGAGGCGGAAGCCGGGAGGCTTACGCCTCGCCTTCACGATCGACGGTGACCACATCGCCGTCGATCTTTTCAATGTGGAATTCACGGGCGCCGGACTCGGCATCTTCTTCCGGGGTCGGAATCTTGTCGATCGTGATCTTCCGCGCGGCCAGCGCCGCCCGGTCGCGAGCCTCGTTGACCGACTCGGCGGTGGACATCACCAGCCCCATGCGGCGCCCCGGGTAGGCATCCGGCTTGCCGAAGAGGCGGACGTCCGTCTCCGACAGCGACATGGCGTGGCCGACGCCGGCATAGGAGACATCGGCAAGCTCTTGCTCCGCGGTGAGCACCACGGACGCGCCCGGGCTGGTCATGGTCACGTCGATGGGATAGCCCAGCATCGCGCGGGCGTGCAGGTCGAACTCGGAGTAGCGCTGGGTGTGCTCGGTGAGCATCGCCGTGTCCGACGGGCGCGGGCTCACTGAGGAGAAGTAGACGTCGTCGCCGGCGACGAACAGCTCGACGCCGTAGACGCCGCGCCCGCCCAGCGCGTTGGAGATGCGCGCAGCGACCGACCGCGCGTTTTCCAGCGCGCCCTCGGTCATCTCCATCGGCTGCCAGGACTCCACCAGATTGCCGCTCTCGTGGCGGTGGCCGATGGGCTGCGGGAACCACGTGGCCAGGTTCCCCGTCGCCGGGTCGATGGAGCGCACCGCGAGCAGCGTGACCTCGTAGTCAAAGTCGACGACACGTTCGGCGATGACCTGCTGGTCCTCCGTGCCCACGCGGTGCACGCGCTCCCACGCCTCCGCGATGTCCTCGGCATCCTGGACCAGCATGTGGCCTTTGCCCGAGGTGGCCACATCCGGCTTGACGATGCACGGAAGCCCCAGCTCGTCCACCGCCTGCCGCAGCTCGTCCGCGGAGTTGGCGAAGCGGAAAGCGGTGGTGGGAAGGCCCAGCTCGTTGCACGCCAAGTCACGGATGGTCTCGCGGTCCTGGGTGAGGCGGCACGCCTTCGCGGACGGCACCACCGCGATGTCGGTGTTTTCCTCGATGCGCTCCAGCGCGTCCACCGCGACGGTCTCCACCTCGGGCACGACGAAGTCCGGGCGGTTCTGCTGGCACAGCTCGTAGACGGCCGCGGCGTCGCGGATATCGGCCACGTAGTGGAAGTGCGCGACCTGGCACGCCGGAGCGCTCTCGTAGCGGTCGACGGCGTGGACCTCGAGGCCCAGCTTCTGGAAGGCGAGCGCCAGCCCGCGGCCGAGCTCCCCGCCGCCGAGCAGCAGCACGCGGGTCGCGTTCGGCGTCAGCGGCGTGCCGATGTGATTCTTGTACTCCATCAGAAAAGTCGTTCCTCCGTGCCAACCGTAGAGCGGTCTGAAACCGTTGCACGATTATCCCATAGTGTTGCCACCTCTTTGCCAAGCGAACCGCCCTCGGTGCGCGGTCACTGTGGTTTTGCCCCGCGCCACCACCTACAGGCTTCGCCGGCGCCGCGGCACATCACAGAAGACTGGCAATTCCTGTTTTATAACGCAGGACTTTTGTTGAAGATTTAGCTTTTGTCAGGAACATAAATCCAGCCGCACACACGAAAAGCCCGAGCAAATAGCCCGGGCTTTTGCGAGAACCGGAAAGAGGTTCTATTCCCTACTCTGGCGAGTCCCTAGGAGCTCGGAAAGAATCTTACGCGAGAGCGGAGACGATCTTGGCGATCGGCTCGAGGATGTCACCGAAGTTGGAGGACAGGTCGCCGATCTTATCGAAGTCAAGGTCGGAGGACAGGTCGCCCAGGGAATCGGTGTCGAGGTTGGAGGACAGGGAGTCCAGGTCCAGGTCGGTGGACTGGGAATCGGTTGCCTTGGAGGTGTCAGCCATGGGAATTCTTCCTTTCGAGTTGATTCTGGAGAAACAAACCCCCTCAGAAGGGGATGACCAGAAAGCTAGCAATGGCTCACCGAAGCGGGCAACACCTTTTGCGAAATTCATCCGGCCAGAAAGGTTAACAAGAAGTGAACTAGGTTAACTGAGGGTTGGGTAAGCTAAGTTGCGAACCCCGTCTCGGGAGTACCTCATGACACCCGGTGCCACCCGTCACAATCGCGACATATCGCCTGTACGACCGTCGATTGAAGAGACATACCCCACCCCAATCGGCGGACATCGCGACGCCCCTCCCCCATATGAGACTGTGATACGTCAACGATGTTTACTTTGTGTGGGATTTTTTGGATCTCCGCCACCCCCATTCGCTACCCCCGCCGGGGTTGCGATCGGCGAGTGCAAGCAACCGTCCCACTGAGAGCAGTTGTGGGCGCCAAACCCCGCCACTGTGGGTCATCGAGTTGCACGCTCGCCTCACCGGCATCGTGAAGCAGGGCAGCACATGAAAAAAGGGCCCACACCGCACGCGCGGTCTGGGCCCTTTGAAGAGCTCTGTCTTAGTTGGAGAACTTGGACAGCGCCTCAACCAGCTTGGCGGCCGAGGAGAGGACGTTGGCGAAGGTGGAGGACAGTTTCGCCATACCGTCGATGTTGAGGGCCTCGACCCAGTCGTTTGCCTGATCGATGAGGTCGGAAGACAGGTTCATGAGAAGCACCTTTCAAAAGAATCAAAGGAACATGTGTGATTACCTGTTTTTCAAGGTAACCACGGGCGCCACGAGGGTCAATATGACGTGTGTCACTTACGCGTCGAGTACGTCGTGCCGCACGATGGTCTGGTCGCGACCTGGGCCGACGCCGATGTAGGAGATGCGGCACCCAGACAGCTCCTCCAACCGCTCGACGTAGTCCTGTGCCTTTTGCGGCAGGTCCTCGAACGAGCGGCACTCGGTGATGTCCTCGTCCCACGCGGGCATCGTCTCGTAGATGGGCTCGGCGTGGTGGAACTCGGACTGGGTGAGCGGCATCTCGTCGTAGCGCGTGCCGTCAACGTCGTAGGCCACGCAGATGGGGATCTCGCCGATGCCGGTGAGCACGTCCAGCTTGGTCAGGAAGTAGTCGGTAAAACCGTTGACGCGGGTGGCGTACCGGGCGATGACCGCGTCGTACCAACCGCAGCGGCGCTTGCGGCCAGTGTTCACGCCGATCTCCCCGCCGGTAGTCTGAAGGTACTCGCCCCACTTGTCGTGCAGCTCCGTGGGGAACGGGCCGGCGCCCACGCGGGTGGTGTACGCCTTGATGATGCCCAACGCCGCCGTAATCCGCGTCGGCCCGATGCCGGAGCCGGTGCAGGCGCCGCCGGTGGTCGGGTTGGACGAGGTCACGAACGGGTAGGTGCCGTGGTCCACGTCGAGCATCGTCGCCTGCCCGCCCTCCATGAGGACGTGCTTGCCCGCGTCCAGGGCGCGGTTGAGCTCGAGCTCGGCATCGATAACCATCGGCTCCAGGCGGTCGCGGTAGCTCAGGAAGTGCTCCACGACCTGCTCCGGGTCGATGGCCTTGCGGTTGTACATCTTGACCAGCATCTGGTTCTTCACGTCCAGCGCCGACTCGATCTTCTGCCGCAGGATCGATTCGTCGAAGACGTCCTGCACGCGCAGGCCCACGCGCGCGACCTTGTCGGAGTACGTCGGGCCGATTCCGCGCCCGGTGGTGCCAATCGCCCGCTTGCCCAAGAAGCGCTCCTGCACCCGGTCGAGCGTCTGGTGGTACGGCGCGACGAGGTGGGCGTTGGCGGAGATGCGCAGGCGCTCCGCATTCGCGCCGCGGGCGGTCAGTCCGTCAACCTCGTTAAACAGCGCCTCCAAGTTGATCACCACGCCGTTACCCAGCACCGGGGTGGCGTTCTCGGAGAGGATGCCGGCGGGCAAAAGCTTCAGCTCGTACTTCTCGCCGCCGACGACCACAGTGTGGCCGGCATTGTTACCGCCGTTGGGCTTGACCACGTAGTCGACGCGGCCGCCCAGAATATCGGTGGCCTTGCCCTTGCCCTCGTCGCCCCACTGGGCGCCGACAATAACGATCGCTGCCATGCTGGCTTAGTCACTTCCCACAGCTCATAGAGTGCAAATACGACCTTACTCTACCCGCTCGGGCCCCGCGCGGTGCGATGTAGCATCAGCAGCATGCGAATTATCTTCGTGCGCTGTGGCACCCACCCGCTGCCCGCTCTGCCCGCCGCGGTCACGGTGGTGGAGGCGTCCGCGGTACCGACCCGGCAGGAGCTGCAGCCGCTTATCGATGCCGCACGTGACATCCTCCCGGACGATCCCACGCCGTCGCTGGCGGACATCGCCAAGCAGCCGGACGTCAGCCACCTCGGCGCCCCGGGCCCGGCTCCGCAGCCGGTGCCGGAGCCGCTGCGCATCATCGTCGCGGGTGACGATGCCGCCCTCTCCGCCGTCCTCACCCGCCTCATGCGTGCCGATGTCCTCTGGGCCGAAGTCGCCTACTTGCCTGCCGATACCACCTCCCCCGCCGCCCGCAGCTGGGGCATCGACTTGGACAACGCGCTGCCGGTAGCGCTCGAGGGGTCGGTGCGGCCGGTGCCGCTTATCCGCAGCGACAAGGGCACGGCGGTAGCCGGCGCGGCCACCATCACCGAGTGGGACGACACGGACATCACCGGCGAAATCATCGTGGACAGCCACACGCTCGTGCGCCACTCCGGCACCGGGAACAAGTCCCGCGCGGGCGTCTTCGGCGCGCG is a genomic window of Corynebacterium massiliense DSM 45435 containing:
- the purT gene encoding formate-dependent phosphoribosylglycinamide formyltransferase, translated to MEYKNHIGTPLTPNATRVLLLGGGELGRGLALAFQKLGLEVHAVDRYESAPACQVAHFHYVADIRDAAAVYELCQQNRPDFVVPEVETVAVDALERIEENTDIAVVPSAKACRLTQDRETIRDLACNELGLPTTAFRFANSADELRQAVDELGLPCIVKPDVATSGKGHMLVQDAEDIAEAWERVHRVGTEDQQVIAERVVDFDYEVTLLAVRSIDPATGNLATWFPQPIGHRHESGNLVESWQPMEMTEGALENARSVAARISNALGGRGVYGVELFVAGDDVYFSSVSPRPSDTAMLTEHTQRYSEFDLHARAMLGYPIDVTMTSPGASVVLTAEQELADVSYAGVGHAMSLSETDVRLFGKPDAYPGRRMGLVMSTAESVNEARDRAALAARKITIDKIPTPEEDAESGAREFHIEKIDGDVVTVDREGEA
- a CDS encoding adenylosuccinate synthase, translated to MAAIVIVGAQWGDEGKGKATDILGGRVDYVVKPNGGNNAGHTVVVGGEKYELKLLPAGILSENATPVLGNGVVINLEALFNEVDGLTARGANAERLRISANAHLVAPYHQTLDRVQERFLGKRAIGTTGRGIGPTYSDKVARVGLRVQDVFDESILRQKIESALDVKNQMLVKMYNRKAIDPEQVVEHFLSYRDRLEPMVIDAELELNRALDAGKHVLMEGGQATMLDVDHGTYPFVTSSNPTTGGACTGSGIGPTRITAALGIIKAYTTRVGAGPFPTELHDKWGEYLQTTGGEIGVNTGRKRRCGWYDAVIARYATRVNGFTDYFLTKLDVLTGIGEIPICVAYDVDGTRYDEMPLTQSEFHHAEPIYETMPAWDEDITECRSFEDLPQKAQDYVERLEELSGCRISYIGVGPGRDQTIVRHDVLDA